The following coding sequences are from one Lentimicrobiaceae bacterium window:
- a CDS encoding ABC transporter ATP-binding protein, translated as MEKEVINLKNIVKNYRVGTEIVRALRSVSLTIYKNEFVALMGPSGSGKSTLMNILGCLDTPTSGHYFLNEQDVSRLNDNRLAEIRNKEIGFIFQTFNLLPRSTALDNVMLPQIYAGIGKNERMIWARKVLQHVQLDDRINHKPNELSGGQRQRVAIARALVNQPSIILADEPTGNLDSKTSIEIMGLLEEVHKAGNTIIVVTHEEDIARHSHRIIRLIDGQIASDELNEKPRTMEFYQEQQK; from the coding sequence ATGGAAAAAGAAGTTATCAATCTGAAAAATATCGTTAAGAACTACAGGGTGGGAACCGAAATTGTAAGGGCACTCCGTTCAGTTTCACTTACCATTTACAAAAATGAATTTGTTGCCCTTATGGGTCCTTCCGGGAGCGGAAAATCTACATTGATGAATATTCTCGGATGTCTTGACACCCCTACTTCGGGACATTATTTTCTAAACGAACAGGATGTGAGCCGGCTCAACGACAACCGCCTTGCCGAAATCCGGAACAAAGAAATCGGTTTTATCTTCCAAACGTTTAATCTGCTTCCCCGTTCCACTGCGCTGGATAATGTAATGCTTCCGCAAATTTATGCAGGCATAGGAAAAAACGAGAGAATGATATGGGCGAGAAAAGTTTTGCAGCATGTACAACTCGACGACCGCATCAACCACAAACCTAATGAACTTTCAGGCGGTCAACGGCAAAGAGTTGCTATAGCAAGGGCATTGGTAAACCAACCCTCCATCATACTTGCTGACGAACCTACCGGTAACCTCGATTCAAAAACCTCAATAGAAATAATGGGCTTGCTGGAAGAAGTGCACAAAGCCGGGAATACCATCATTGTTGTAACCCACGAAGAAGACATTGCACGGCACTCGCATCGTATTATCCGGCTGATTGACGGGCAAATTGCTTCCGATGAATTGAACGAAAAACCCAGAACAATGGAATTTTACCAGGAACAACAAAAATAA
- a CDS encoding class I SAM-dependent methyltransferase — protein sequence MHYFLHAVSKYHIHSPFVFELLSKVFDDKYQYPDYAKIGSIRNEMMESTRLIEVNDFGAKSQNKPYTTSYQTLRQITRNTSIRPKFGELIYRLVKNTEPEILLEMGTSLGISSLYLALAAPNSRLYCMEGCSNKAGIALENFEKLKIQNISLNVGHFDHILPEVLQSLPAVDIVFIDGNHRYEPTVRYFETILPKTRSNTILIFDDIHWSEDMEKAWLAICNHPAVTLTLDVFFMGFVFFKQGITRQNILIRF from the coding sequence ATGCATTATTTTCTGCATGCTGTTTCAAAATACCATATTCATTCTCCTTTTGTTTTCGAGTTGCTTTCAAAAGTTTTCGATGATAAATATCAGTATCCTGATTATGCAAAAATCGGAAGCATCCGAAATGAAATGATGGAAAGTACCCGCCTAATTGAAGTAAATGATTTTGGGGCAAAATCGCAGAATAAGCCATACACTACGAGTTATCAAACGCTAAGACAAATTACAAGAAATACTTCCATACGCCCTAAATTTGGCGAACTGATATATCGTTTGGTTAAAAATACCGAACCGGAGATTTTGCTCGAAATGGGAACTTCACTTGGTATCAGTTCTCTGTATCTTGCCCTTGCCGCACCCAACAGCAGATTGTACTGCATGGAAGGTTGCTCAAATAAAGCCGGAATTGCTCTTGAAAATTTTGAAAAACTGAAAATACAGAATATTTCACTTAACGTGGGGCATTTTGACCATATTCTACCGGAAGTGCTCCAATCATTGCCTGCTGTTGACATTGTATTTATTGACGGAAACCACCGTTATGAACCCACCGTAAGGTATTTTGAAACAATTTTACCTAAAACCCGTAGTAACACGATCCTTATTTTTGACGATATTCATTGGTCAGAAGACATGGAAAAAGCCTGGTTGGCAATTTGTAATCATCCTGCCGTTACTCTTACGCTCGATGTTTTTTTTATGGGTTTTGTTTTTTTTAAGCAGGGGATAACAAGACAGAATATTCTGATTCGTTTTTAA
- the ubiA gene encoding putative 4-hydroxybenzoate polyprenyltransferase, whose amino-acid sequence MNKICFTKVSNYLSLVKFAHTIFALPFAFIGYCISINPQHPFEWKLFLLLLGCMFFARNAAMAFNRFIDREYDKSNARTAFREIPSQIIKPFSALNFVIINSIIFVIFTGFINSLCLILSPVALLVILGYSYTKRFTSLSHLLLGLGLSLAPIGAYLAVTSRFDVLPLIFSALVLTWVAGFDIIYSLQDYEFDKSNGLKSIPAFLGITGALRISIFLHILSAGLTLFAGWFGNFGNIYFGGAFLFIGMLIYQHLLVKPNDLSHLNLAFFTTNGIASLVFAAFTITDIFLK is encoded by the coding sequence ATGAATAAAATCTGTTTTACTAAAGTTTCGAATTATCTGTCGCTGGTAAAATTTGCACATACAATTTTTGCATTGCCCTTTGCATTTATAGGATATTGTATTTCCATTAATCCACAGCATCCCTTTGAATGGAAGTTATTTTTATTATTACTTGGTTGTATGTTTTTTGCACGTAATGCAGCAATGGCATTCAACAGGTTTATTGACAGGGAATATGATAAATCGAATGCAAGAACAGCATTTCGCGAAATACCATCACAAATAATCAAACCTTTCTCGGCTCTTAATTTTGTTATTATCAACAGTATCATTTTTGTTATTTTTACTGGATTTATCAATTCACTATGTTTGATTCTTTCTCCGGTTGCCCTTCTGGTAATTTTAGGATATAGTTATACCAAGCGGTTTACCAGTCTGTCGCATCTTTTGCTGGGATTAGGATTATCTTTAGCTCCTATCGGAGCTTATTTAGCTGTTACTTCCCGTTTTGATGTTCTGCCCTTGATTTTTTCTGCATTGGTATTAACCTGGGTTGCGGGATTCGATATTATTTATTCGCTTCAGGACTATGAATTTGACAAATCAAACGGATTAAAATCTATTCCTGCATTTCTGGGGATAACAGGTGCTTTGCGGATTTCTATTTTTTTACACATTTTGTCAGCAGGGTTAACCCTGTTTGCCGGTTGGTTCGGAAATTTTGGAAACATATATTTTGGAGGTGCATTCCTGTTCATCGGAATGCTTATTTATCAACACCTCTTAGTAAAGCCCAATGATCTGAGCCATTTAAATCTTGCATTTTTTACAACCAACGGTATAGCCAGCTTAGTCTTTGCAGCATTTACCATCACCGATATTTTTCTGAAATAA
- a CDS encoding YdcF family protein, translating into MKLFKIFFKWLLYLSGGYFLILIILAFTTLPFWVFFYFGTYHSTITQPPDFIVVLGGGGMPSQDGLIRTYHAACLAEKFPESKVIIALPGDMKDSTSAIRLMKREMIIRGVFTERIVCEVKGTNTRSQAIEIAGYLQGKIVKNPITIVTTPEHMIRAIKTFEKAGFSNINGFPAFDKGIEADITFNDTKLGGEKILIPSIGKNLQLRYQFWNHLKFELIITREIFGIAYYKLRGWI; encoded by the coding sequence TTGAAATTATTTAAAATATTTTTTAAATGGTTGCTATATTTGTCTGGTGGATATTTTTTGATTCTTATCATTTTGGCCTTTACTACACTTCCTTTTTGGGTATTTTTTTATTTTGGGACCTATCACTCTACAATTACACAGCCCCCTGATTTTATTGTGGTACTCGGTGGTGGCGGAATGCCCAGCCAGGATGGATTAATCAGAACCTACCATGCAGCATGCCTGGCTGAAAAATTTCCGGAATCAAAGGTAATTATTGCATTGCCAGGCGATATGAAAGATAGTACCAGCGCAATTCGTTTGATGAAAAGGGAAATGATAATCCGGGGAGTATTCACTGAGCGTATTGTATGTGAGGTAAAAGGTACAAATACCCGTTCGCAGGCTATTGAAATTGCAGGCTATTTACAAGGGAAAATCGTAAAAAACCCGATTACAATCGTAACTACTCCCGAACATATGATCAGGGCAATAAAAACTTTTGAAAAAGCTGGATTTAGCAACATAAACGGCTTCCCGGCATTTGATAAAGGAATTGAAGCCGATATTACATTTAATGATACGAAACTGGGTGGGGAAAAAATACTGATTCCTTCAATAGGAAAAAATCTGCAGTTGCGTTACCAATTTTGGAATCACCTGAAGTTTGAACTTATCATAACCCGTGAAATTTTCGGCATAGCCTATTATAAACTTAGAGGTTGGATATAA
- a CDS encoding deoxyhypusine synthase encodes MKKSDLLKNIVQHIDIKSIDTTSLINAMREMSFTSRDTASAADIYDRMINENDCTIILTLAGSTSAGGCMQVYVDMVKNKMIDVIVATGASIVDMDFFEALGYKHYKGSPYADDKQLRALYIDRIYDTYIDEKELQNCDSAVKTIADSLEKRPYSSREFIREMGRYLTKHSVKKDSLVQVAFENDVPIFCPAFTDSSAGFGLVKHQWENPGKHVSIDSVKDFLELTKIKMAAPITGLFMIGGGVPKNFTQDTVICAEILGKEVPMHKYAVQITVADVRDGACSSSTLKEASSWGKVDTVYEQMVYAEATSVLPLIASYLYHKGDWQKRNFKCWGKLFDEAKI; translated from the coding sequence ATGAAAAAAAGCGACCTACTGAAAAACATTGTACAGCATATTGACATTAAATCTATTGATACTACATCTTTAATTAATGCCATGCGCGAAATGTCGTTTACATCGCGGGACACGGCTTCTGCTGCTGATATTTACGATCGTATGATCAATGAAAATGATTGTACTATAATACTTACACTCGCAGGGAGTACCAGTGCGGGTGGCTGCATGCAAGTGTATGTTGACATGGTTAAAAATAAAATGATAGATGTAATAGTGGCTACAGGTGCCTCCATAGTGGACATGGACTTTTTTGAGGCATTAGGTTACAAACATTACAAAGGAAGCCCCTATGCCGATGACAAGCAGCTCCGTGCGCTGTATATTGACCGCATTTACGATACCTATATTGATGAAAAAGAATTACAAAACTGCGATTCTGCTGTAAAAACCATTGCAGATTCCTTAGAAAAGCGACCTTATTCTTCCAGGGAATTTATCCGCGAAATGGGAAGATACCTTACCAAACATTCGGTAAAAAAAGACTCCCTTGTACAAGTAGCATTCGAAAATGATGTGCCGATTTTTTGTCCGGCTTTTACCGATAGCAGTGCCGGTTTTGGCTTGGTAAAACACCAATGGGAAAACCCTGGCAAACATGTTTCCATTGACTCTGTTAAAGATTTTCTGGAGCTCACAAAGATAAAAATGGCAGCACCCATTACCGGATTATTTATGATAGGAGGGGGGGTGCCTAAAAACTTTACTCAGGATACTGTAATTTGTGCAGAGATTTTAGGGAAAGAAGTTCCGATGCACAAGTATGCCGTTCAAATTACCGTTGCAGATGTCCGTGATGGTGCCTGTTCCAGTTCAACCCTTAAAGAGGCTTCTTCCTGGGGCAAAGTGGATACTGTGTACGAACAAATGGTGTATGCTGAAGCTACTTCTGTTTTACCATTGATTGCCAGCTATCTTTACCACAAAGGAGATTGGCAAAAAAGAAACTTTAAATGTTGGGGAAAATTATTTGACGAAGCAAAAATATAG
- the speB gene encoding agmatinase, with protein MNYGGLPEEFSKQDSSKIVILPVPYDGTSTWIKGADKGPAALIEASENMEIYDIETDSEVHTKGIFTAPFVKAERRPEKMVQKVYEQTKQYLKKNKFTVVIGGEHSVSIGTIKAHAEKYDELTIVQFDAHADMRDEYDGSQYNHACVMARVKEMGLPVMQIGIRSMSVEEREKIESDRVFYADRIIDNKSAFMYEMLNKLTPNVYITFDLDVFDPSVMPATGTPEPGGLGWYTILDILKSVFAKANVVGFDIVELCPVKYNKAPEFLAAKLTHQMLTFKFINHIE; from the coding sequence ATGAATTATGGTGGACTTCCGGAAGAATTTTCCAAACAGGATTCTTCCAAAATAGTGATATTACCCGTACCTTATGATGGAACCAGTACTTGGATAAAAGGAGCGGATAAGGGTCCTGCTGCTTTAATTGAAGCATCGGAAAATATGGAAATTTATGATATTGAAACCGATAGCGAAGTGCATACAAAAGGTATTTTTACAGCTCCTTTTGTTAAGGCAGAAAGACGTCCTGAAAAAATGGTTCAGAAAGTATATGAACAAACAAAACAGTATCTTAAAAAAAATAAATTTACTGTTGTTATCGGAGGAGAACATTCGGTAAGTATTGGTACGATAAAAGCCCATGCAGAAAAATATGATGAACTTACTATAGTGCAATTTGATGCACATGCAGATATGCGTGATGAATACGATGGAAGCCAGTACAACCATGCTTGCGTAATGGCGAGGGTGAAAGAAATGGGGTTACCTGTTATGCAGATAGGTATTAGAAGTATGAGCGTAGAAGAACGTGAAAAAATTGAATCGGATCGCGTTTTTTATGCCGATAGAATTATTGACAATAAATCGGCATTTATGTATGAAATGCTTAATAAACTTACCCCAAACGTGTACATCACTTTTGATCTTGATGTATTTGATCCTTCTGTCATGCCGGCTACAGGAACACCTGAACCCGGTGGTCTTGGGTGGTACACAATACTTGATATATTGAAATCTGTTTTTGCAAAAGCCAATGTTGTCGGCTTTGATATCGTGGAATTATGTCCAGTAAAATATAACAAGGCTCCAGAATTTTTGGCTGCAAAACTTACTCACCAGATGCTTACTTTTAAATTTATTAACCATATTGAATAA
- a CDS encoding arginine decarboxylase, which yields MKNKYIDLIEQTFDFPQNEFHVVDNELYFNDIPLMDVIKQYGTPLKISYLPKISHQIQKAKKMFNVAMAKADYNANYHYCYCTKSSHFSFILEEVLKNEVHIETSSAFDIPIIEQLHETELFKKDNFIICNGFKRPQYIENICNLINNGFINTIPILDNKFELDKYSELLTEDCKIGIRIAAEEEPKFEFYTSRLGFRYTDIIPYYLEKIKPNSRYQLKMLHFFINTGIKDSAYFWNELSRCVNLYCELKQVCPELDSLNIGGGFPIKNSLSFDFDYEYMAEEIIAQVKSVCERNKTPEPDIFTEFGSYTVGESGATLYSIIDQKQQNDRELWNMIDSSFMTTLPDTWAVNQKFILLAINHWDNEYERVFLGGLTCDSEDYYNAEAHSNAIFLPKLRAEEPLYLGLFHTGAYQESIGGYGGIQHCLIPAPKHIIIDLDEEGEYTTKLFAKEQSHKSMLKVLGY from the coding sequence ATGAAAAACAAGTATATCGATTTGATTGAACAAACATTTGACTTTCCACAGAACGAGTTTCATGTTGTTGATAATGAATTATATTTTAATGATATTCCTTTGATGGATGTTATCAAACAATACGGAACTCCCTTAAAAATATCCTATTTGCCCAAAATTTCGCACCAGATTCAGAAGGCTAAAAAGATGTTCAATGTGGCAATGGCAAAAGCCGACTATAATGCAAATTATCACTATTGTTATTGCACAAAGAGTTCCCACTTTTCATTTATACTTGAAGAAGTACTCAAAAATGAGGTGCATATTGAAACTTCATCTGCTTTTGATATACCTATTATAGAACAATTACATGAAACCGAACTTTTTAAAAAGGATAATTTTATCATTTGTAATGGGTTTAAACGTCCGCAATATATTGAAAATATTTGTAACTTAATCAATAATGGTTTTATAAATACCATACCTATCCTGGATAATAAATTCGAATTAGACAAATATTCAGAATTACTTACTGAAGATTGTAAAATAGGTATTCGGATTGCTGCGGAAGAAGAACCTAAGTTTGAATTTTATACTTCGAGATTAGGCTTTCGATATACTGACATTATTCCATATTATCTTGAGAAGATTAAACCTAACTCCCGTTATCAGTTAAAGATGTTACATTTCTTTATTAATACCGGGATAAAAGATTCTGCTTACTTTTGGAATGAGCTGTCGCGCTGCGTAAATTTATATTGTGAGTTAAAACAAGTGTGCCCTGAGCTGGATTCTTTAAACATAGGCGGAGGCTTCCCTATTAAAAATTCTTTAAGCTTCGACTTTGATTATGAATATATGGCTGAAGAAATCATTGCACAGGTAAAAAGTGTTTGCGAAAGAAATAAAACACCCGAACCCGATATTTTTACTGAATTCGGTTCCTATACCGTTGGAGAAAGCGGTGCAACACTGTATTCTATCATTGACCAAAAACAACAGAACGACCGTGAGCTCTGGAATATGATTGACAGTTCATTTATGACCACTTTGCCGGATACGTGGGCGGTAAATCAAAAATTTATTTTGTTAGCAATCAATCATTGGGACAATGAGTATGAAAGGGTATTTCTTGGGGGACTTACCTGCGACAGTGAAGATTATTACAATGCGGAAGCCCATTCCAATGCCATATTTTTACCCAAATTACGTGCTGAAGAACCTTTATATTTGGGATTATTTCATACGGGAGCCTACCAGGAATCCATAGGTGGTTATGGTGGCATTCAACATTGCCTGATTCCTGCACCCAAACACATTATTATTGATTTGGATGAAGAAGGTGAATATACTACTAAATTATTTGCTAAAGAACAGAGTCACAAATCTATGCTGAAAGTGCTCGGATATTAG
- a CDS encoding rhodanese-like domain-containing protein gives MEKYFKPRVILSVVIVSLALIIAAIPKNTTQPNKFSADKLLEEIQAGNQFITTDAVAEMIVNKDPSLQLIDVRSKKEFDKYSLPGAINIPLSSLLSSEFEDIFNQGAKMNVFYSNGTLQADEAWMITRQLGYVNNYVLQGGLNYWVETILNPSVPPATSPDDEFVKYDLRKGASMVVGGSSAVQMPSAKVVPTSVAKPALMKKTKKKGASGGCS, from the coding sequence ATGGAAAAATATTTCAAACCACGTGTAATATTATCTGTTGTTATTGTTTCTCTGGCTCTTATTATTGCTGCTATACCTAAAAATACCACGCAGCCAAATAAGTTTTCAGCCGATAAGTTGTTGGAAGAAATACAGGCAGGTAACCAATTTATTACAACAGATGCTGTTGCAGAAATGATTGTTAATAAAGATCCTTCGTTGCAGCTAATAGATGTTCGCAGCAAAAAGGAATTTGATAAATACAGTCTTCCGGGAGCAATTAATATTCCGCTGAGTAGTTTGCTATCTTCTGAATTTGAAGATATATTTAACCAAGGCGCCAAAATGAATGTTTTTTACAGCAACGGCACTTTGCAGGCGGATGAAGCCTGGATGATTACACGACAATTAGGCTATGTTAATAATTATGTTTTACAGGGAGGCTTAAACTATTGGGTAGAAACCATTTTAAATCCATCTGTACCTCCTGCCACAAGCCCTGACGATGAGTTTGTTAAATATGATTTGCGTAAAGGTGCTTCTATGGTGGTTGGCGGAAGTTCTGCTGTTCAGATGCCTTCTGCTAAGGTTGTACCTACTTCAGTAGCCAAGCCGGCATTGATGAAAAAAACGAAAAAGAAAGGTGCATCCGGAGGCTGTTCTTAG
- a CDS encoding YeeE/YedE family protein — protein sequence MGPLIVNEIISENTNLFLAFFIGLGFGFVLEQAGFSSSRKLAGVFYGYDTVVLKVFFTGAITAMLGMLFFSLFGWLDLSLVFVNETYLYSTIVGGIIMGIGFIIGGFCPGTGICGAAIGKIDGMVFVIGLFLGIFIFAEAYPLEEGLYMAKFLGSPKISDFFGLSDGLMALLVIIAAVVMFWAGEWAEKKFPREEY from the coding sequence ATGGGACCTTTAATTGTAAATGAAATAATATCAGAAAATACGAACCTGTTTCTTGCTTTTTTCATTGGCTTGGGATTTGGCTTTGTTTTGGAACAGGCAGGCTTTTCTTCCAGCCGTAAGCTGGCAGGTGTTTTTTATGGATACGACACTGTAGTGCTGAAAGTGTTTTTTACCGGAGCTATCACTGCAATGTTGGGAATGCTATTTTTCAGCCTTTTCGGATGGCTGGATCTTAGTTTGGTATTTGTTAACGAAACCTATTTATACTCAACCATTGTTGGTGGAATAATCATGGGTATAGGATTTATCATCGGAGGTTTTTGCCCTGGGACAGGAATTTGTGGCGCTGCCATCGGAAAAATAGATGGTATGGTATTCGTAATTGGCTTGTTTTTAGGAATATTCATTTTCGCAGAAGCCTATCCCTTAGAAGAGGGTTTGTATATGGCTAAGTTTTTAGGGTCACCAAAAATTTCCGACTTTTTTGGTCTTTCCGACGGGTTGATGGCATTGCTTGTAATTATTGCAGCGGTAGTTATGTTTTGGGCCGGAGAATGGGCTGAAAAGAAATTTCCGAGAGAAGAGTATTAA
- a CDS encoding YeeE/YedE family protein, with product MEKKTKYMNPYLAGVLLGLVLLAANFIAGRGLGASGALKSTIVAGVQTVAPVHASSAKFYKEYTASHPGNPLNSWLVYEMLGVIVGGFLSGVVAHRLKLKVEHSPKITSRKRLVLALIGGILFGYGAQFGRGCTSGSALSGMAVLSLGGFLSMICIFGTAFAFAYFFRKNWI from the coding sequence ATGGAAAAGAAAACAAAATATATGAATCCTTATCTTGCAGGAGTACTACTTGGATTGGTTTTGCTGGCTGCAAATTTTATTGCAGGAAGAGGTTTGGGAGCAAGCGGAGCCTTGAAAAGTACAATTGTAGCAGGAGTACAAACGGTAGCTCCTGTACATGCTTCTTCTGCAAAGTTTTATAAAGAATATACTGCATCTCATCCGGGAAATCCATTGAATTCCTGGTTGGTTTACGAAATGCTCGGCGTTATAGTTGGCGGATTTCTTTCAGGTGTAGTTGCGCATAGACTTAAACTAAAAGTGGAACATTCGCCCAAAATTACTTCCCGCAAACGTTTAGTCCTTGCATTAATAGGCGGAATACTTTTTGGATACGGTGCCCAGTTCGGGAGAGGTTGTACCAGCGGTTCGGCACTTAGCGGAATGGCTGTACTTTCATTAGGTGGTTTTCTTTCAATGATTTGCATTTTTGGAACAGCCTTTGCCTTTGCTTATTTCTTTCGTAAAAATTGGATTTAG
- the nrfD gene encoding polysulfide reductase NrfD yields the protein MKEELIVSGRMNPYIDPQLNIWHWQIPLYLFLGGLAAGILFFAALYTILGKEKNYHVTTKIAPFLTPIILIIGLIALFWDLKHKLYFWQLYTTIRLQSPMSWGAWTLMLVTPLSFIWCALNIKEIFPSWKWKYLWLQKLEDLFRKYILTVSWIMLISSIILGVYTGILLSAFNARPLWNTSILGPLFLTSGLSAGAAAIIIMSKSYLEKVSLAKIDLMLIGVELFLIIHMFMGFLSSTQVQIDAARLFLGGSWTAPFWLFVVVLGMIFPAVLEILEFRKFKVLTYLAPALILFGSLMLRFIIVYAGQESRWLY from the coding sequence ATGAAAGAAGAACTCATTGTCAGCGGTCGTATGAACCCTTATATTGACCCTCAGTTAAATATATGGCATTGGCAGATACCTCTTTACTTATTTTTAGGGGGACTTGCTGCTGGGATTCTTTTTTTTGCTGCGCTTTATACCATCTTAGGCAAAGAAAAAAACTACCATGTTACTACAAAAATAGCTCCATTTTTAACTCCAATAATCCTCATTATTGGACTTATAGCATTGTTTTGGGATTTAAAACATAAATTATATTTCTGGCAGTTGTATACCACTATTCGTTTGCAATCACCAATGTCGTGGGGAGCTTGGACGCTAATGCTGGTAACGCCTTTGTCTTTTATCTGGTGTGCATTAAATATTAAGGAAATTTTTCCTTCATGGAAATGGAAATATCTGTGGCTGCAGAAATTAGAAGATTTGTTCAGGAAATATATTCTTACCGTCTCCTGGATAATGTTGATTTCTTCTATTATTCTGGGCGTTTACACCGGAATACTTTTGTCTGCTTTCAACGCTCGACCACTTTGGAATACCTCTATTTTAGGGCCTTTATTTCTTACCTCTGGTCTTTCGGCTGGAGCAGCGGCGATAATAATAATGAGCAAATCATATTTAGAAAAAGTTAGTTTGGCAAAAATTGACCTTATGCTTATTGGTGTCGAGCTATTTTTGATAATTCACATGTTTATGGGCTTTCTGTCGAGCACACAGGTACAAATAGATGCAGCTCGTCTTTTTCTTGGCGGTTCTTGGACTGCTCCGTTCTGGTTATTTGTGGTTGTGTTGGGAATGATTTTCCCGGCTGTCCTTGAAATTCTGGAATTTCGTAAATTCAAAGTTCTGACTTACCTTGCCCCGGCTTTGATTTTATTTGGAAGCCTGATGCTTCGTTTCATCATTGTTTATGCAGGTCAGGAAAGCAGGTGGTTATATTAA
- a CDS encoding 4Fe-4S dicluster domain-containing protein: protein MRYAMAVNTKKCVGCSDCVVACQTENNVPIGYCCDWVVEITDGVYPKLETEIRSERCNHCANAPCVRCCPTGASHYEEGGTVLVTHHRCIGCGACIASCPYDARYTHPDGYVGKCTFCLENRVKNGMDPACVSVCPTKCLYFGDLDDQNSPVSQMLKNHKWKTLLPEAGTDPQLYFLI, encoded by the coding sequence ATGAGATACGCAATGGCAGTAAATACAAAAAAATGCGTAGGATGCAGCGATTGTGTAGTAGCCTGTCAAACAGAAAATAATGTTCCGATTGGGTATTGCTGCGATTGGGTTGTGGAAATTACTGACGGAGTCTACCCGAAGTTGGAAACCGAAATCCGTTCCGAAAGATGTAACCATTGTGCCAATGCACCTTGTGTAAGGTGTTGTCCTACAGGCGCCAGTCATTACGAAGAAGGTGGCACTGTTTTGGTAACTCACCACCGTTGCATTGGTTGCGGAGCCTGTATCGCTTCCTGCCCTTATGATGCAAGATATACTCATCCTGATGGTTACGTTGGCAAATGTACATTTTGCCTTGAAAACAGGGTGAAGAATGGAATGGATCCCGCCTGCGTTTCTGTTTGTCCTACCAAATGTTTGTATTTTGGAGATTTGGATGATCAGAACAGCCCGGTTTCGCAGATGTTGAAAAACCATAAATGGAAAACACTGCTTCCGGAAGCTGGAACAGACCCTCAACTTTATTTTTTAATTTAA